In one window of Bizionia sp. M204 DNA:
- a CDS encoding S1 RNA-binding domain-containing protein — translation MIKIGEYNTLEILRETEPGLFLEDADGNEVLLPNRYVPKEFKIWDKLDVFVYLDNEERLVAVTDKPYIQRGEFAVLRCNAVTEHGAFLDWGMVKELFCPFREQAFSMKKGGWYLVYCFLDETSNRLVASSKTNQFLDNKELTVEAFQEVDLIVSHPSDIGMNVIVNKKHQGLIFNDDIFQDLSIGDRLKGYVKKIRPDNKLDIGLGKMGYRSIEPNADLIMKELEDHGGYLNLTDKSDPDTIKNALQMSKKSFKKAIGTLYRQKLIEIKDDGIYLVE, via the coding sequence ATGATAAAAATTGGAGAATACAATACATTAGAAATCCTTCGCGAAACCGAACCAGGATTATTTTTGGAAGACGCGGATGGAAATGAGGTTTTACTGCCAAACCGCTATGTCCCGAAAGAATTTAAAATTTGGGATAAACTGGATGTATTTGTGTATTTAGATAACGAAGAACGTCTAGTTGCCGTTACCGATAAGCCGTATATTCAACGTGGTGAATTTGCTGTATTACGTTGTAATGCCGTTACCGAACATGGTGCTTTTTTAGACTGGGGAATGGTTAAAGAGTTATTCTGTCCATTTAGAGAACAGGCCTTTAGTATGAAAAAAGGCGGCTGGTATTTGGTGTATTGCTTTCTTGATGAAACGTCTAATCGTTTAGTTGCTTCTAGTAAAACCAATCAGTTTTTAGATAATAAAGAATTAACGGTTGAAGCTTTTCAAGAAGTGGATTTAATAGTTTCGCATCCATCTGATATTGGTATGAATGTGATAGTGAATAAAAAACATCAAGGCTTAATTTTTAACGATGATATTTTTCAAGACCTTTCCATTGGCGACCGCTTAAAAGGCTATGTTAAGAAAATCCGACCTGATAATAAACTGGACATTGGTTTAGGTAAAATGGGTTACCGAAGTATCGAACCGAATGCGGATTTAATAATGAAGGAACTGGAAGACCATGGTGGTTATTTAAACCTTACAGACAAATCTGATCCAGATACTATAAAAAATGCGCTTCAAATGAGTAAAAAAAGCTTTAAGAAAGCTATTGGAACCTTATACAGACAAAAATTGATTGAAATTAAAGATGATGGGATTTATTTGGTAGAATAG
- a CDS encoding C1 family peptidase, with product MRNILFLFAFLFTITTSFSQSYTFESVIDLDATDVISQGNTGTCWSFSTSSFLESEIMRLTGKQIDISEMFQVRHTYPKKAWNYVMRQGKAQFSEGGLAHDVMNSIRDYGLVPQSVYSGMETGVTGHNHAEMVAVLNGMLDVYIENPGRRLSPKWQAVVNSTLDTYLGKDITSFTYEGVEYTPKSFQAMTQINPDNYVSITSFTHKPFYSQFILNIPDNFSNGSFYNVQLDELMSTINHALENGFTVELDCDVSEKTFSAKHGIAVIPKDDATAAEAIISVRPEKTITPEYRQQEFENYATTDDHLMHITGMLKDQNGTLYYKVKNSWGTDESRVANDGYIYMSDSFMRLKTISVMVHKDAVTNDLKKKLKL from the coding sequence ATGAGAAATATTCTGTTTTTATTCGCCTTTCTTTTTACAATCACAACCAGTTTTTCACAAAGTTACACCTTTGAATCGGTAATCGATTTAGATGCCACCGATGTGATTAGCCAAGGAAATACGGGAACATGTTGGAGTTTTTCAACATCCTCATTTTTAGAAAGTGAAATCATGCGGTTAACGGGAAAACAAATTGATATTTCTGAAATGTTTCAAGTCCGTCACACCTATCCTAAAAAAGCATGGAATTATGTTATGCGTCAAGGAAAAGCACAATTTAGTGAAGGTGGTTTGGCTCATGATGTTATGAACAGTATTCGCGATTATGGTTTGGTACCACAATCCGTTTATAGTGGCATGGAAACTGGGGTAACTGGACACAATCATGCTGAAATGGTAGCCGTTTTAAATGGCATGTTGGATGTTTATATTGAAAATCCAGGAAGACGATTATCACCTAAATGGCAAGCAGTTGTAAATAGTACTTTGGATACCTATTTAGGAAAAGATATTACCTCCTTTACATATGAAGGTGTGGAATATACACCAAAATCGTTTCAGGCAATGACGCAAATTAATCCTGATAATTATGTAAGCATAACCTCATTTACACACAAGCCGTTTTACTCCCAATTCATTTTAAATATTCCCGATAATTTCTCCAATGGTAGTTTTTATAATGTGCAATTAGATGAACTGATGTCCACCATTAATCACGCTTTAGAAAATGGTTTTACGGTTGAATTAGATTGTGATGTGAGTGAAAAAACATTTTCTGCTAAACACGGTATTGCGGTAATTCCTAAAGATGATGCAACCGCTGCTGAAGCTATTATTAGCGTACGTCCGGAAAAAACAATTACTCCAGAATACAGACAACAAGAATTTGAAAACTACGCTACAACAGACGATCATTTGATGCATATTACTGGTATGCTAAAAGATCAAAATGGCACCTTATATTATAAGGTAAAAAATTCTTGGGGAACAGATGAAAGTCGCGTAGCCAATGACGGTTATATATATATGAGTGATTCTTTTATGCGTTTAAAAACCATTTCAGTCATGGTGCATAAAGACGCTGTTACTAACGATTTAAAGAAGAAATTGAAATTGTAA
- a CDS encoding DUF2853 family protein: protein MSKRDELIAKYAADLKDKLGVNADMDLLTKVTIGCGPSIYNADAATVSGSDASELATVKNNFLIKKLGLKDSPELDKGIEIVMEQYGKSNRNKYRAVVYYLLTKHFKKESVY, encoded by the coding sequence ATGAGTAAAAGAGACGAATTAATAGCTAAATATGCAGCCGATTTAAAAGATAAATTAGGTGTAAATGCAGATATGGATTTACTGACAAAAGTAACTATTGGCTGTGGACCATCTATTTATAATGCGGATGCAGCAACGGTTTCAGGTTCAGATGCATCGGAATTAGCAACGGTAAAAAACAATTTCTTAATTAAAAAACTTGGATTAAAAGATAGCCCGGAATTAGATAAAGGAATTGAAATAGTTATGGAACAATACGGTAAATCCAACCGTAATAAGTACAGAGCTGTTGTATATTATCTATTAACTAAACATTTCAAAAAGGAATCTGTTTACTAG